One window of the Fibrobacterota bacterium genome contains the following:
- the rplK gene encoding 50S ribosomal protein L11: MAKKITGYIKLQVPAGAANPSPPIGPALGQRGLNIMEFCKAFNAQTQDKKGYVIPVVITVYADRSFSFITKTPPTPDLLKKALNLEKGSGEPNRKKVGKVTQKQIEDIAKMKMPDLNTTSLEAAMSMVAGTAKSMGLEIA; the protein is encoded by the coding sequence GTGGCCAAGAAGATTACCGGATACATCAAGCTGCAGGTGCCCGCGGGCGCCGCCAACCCGTCCCCGCCCATCGGCCCCGCGCTCGGTCAGCGCGGTCTGAACATCATGGAGTTCTGCAAGGCGTTCAACGCCCAGACCCAGGATAAGAAGGGATACGTCATCCCGGTCGTGATCACGGTTTATGCCGATCGCAGCTTCAGCTTCATCACCAAGACCCCGCCCACGCCGGATCTGTTGAAGAAGGCGCTGAACCTGGAAAAGGGATCGGGCGAACCGAACCGTAAGAAGGTCGGCAAGGTGACCCAGAAGCAGATCGAGGACATCGCCAAGATGAAGATGCCCGATTTGAACACGACGAGCTTGGAAGCCGCCATGAGCATGGTCGCGGGAACCGCGAAGAGCATGGGCTTGGAGATCGCGTAA